The proteins below are encoded in one region of Pelecanus crispus isolate bPelCri1 chromosome 4, bPelCri1.pri, whole genome shotgun sequence:
- the PCDH10 gene encoding protocadherin-10 — MIVLFLFALLWMVEGALCQLHYTVQEEQEHGTFVGNIAEDLGLDITKLSARRFQTAPNSRSPYLELNLETGVLYVNEKIDREQICKQNPSCLLRLEVFLENPLELFRVEIEVLDINDNPPSFPEPDLTVEISESATPGTRFPLESAFDPDVGTNSLRTYEITPNSYFSLDVQTQGDGNRFAELVLDKPLDREQQAVHRYVLTAVDGGQPQQRTGTALLTIRVLDSNDNVPAFEQPVYTVSLPENSPPGTLVLQLNATDPDEGQNGEVIYSFSSHISARARELFGIAPRTGRLEVSGELDYEESSVYQVYVQAKDLGPNAVPAHCKVLVRVLDANDNAPEISFSTVKEAVSEAAAPGTVVALFSVSDRDSEENGQVQCELLQGDAPFRLKSSFKNYYTIVTEGPLDREQPGGDAYTLTVVARDRGEPPLSTSKSIQVRVSDVNDNAPRFSQPVYQVYVSENNVPGAYIYAVSATDRDQGANAQLAYSILESQIQGMSVFTYVSINSENGFLYALRSFDYEQLKEFSFQVEARDAGEEPQPLAGNATVHIVVVDQNDNAPAIVSPLPGRNGTPAREALPRGAEPGYLVSRVAAVDADDGENARLTYSIVRGNEASLFRMDWRTGELRTARRVPAKRDPQRPYELVIEVRDHGQPPLSSTAAIQVVLVDGAAERPGGGGGGLGAGAGTGGGGGGGGSGEHRPSRSGGDTSLDLTLILIIALGSVSFIFLLAMIVLAVRCQKEKKLNIYTCLASDCCLSCCCCCPCCSRQARARKKKLSKSDIMLVQSSNVPSNPAQVPVEESGSFGSHHHNQNYCYQVCLTPESAKTDLMFLKPCSPSRSTDAEHNPCGAIVTGYADQQPDIISNGSILSSETKHQRAELSYLVDRPRRVNSSAFQEADIVSSKDSGHGDSEQGDSDHDATNRGQSSGMDLFSNCTEECKALGHSDRCWMPSFVPSDGRQAADYRSNLHVPGMDSVPDTEVFETPEAQPGAERSFSTFGKEKALHNTLERKELDGLLSNTRAPYKPPYLSKYYSKSCMEVFPLRE, encoded by the exons ATGATCGTGCTATTCCTCTTTGCCTTGCTCTGGATGGTGGAGGGGGCCCTTTGCCAGCTCCATTACACGGTGCAGGAAGAGCAGGAGCATGGCACGTTCGTGGGGAATATCGCCGAGGACCTGGGCTTGGACATTACAAAACTTTCGGCTCGCCGCTTCCAGACGGCGCCCAACTCCCGCAGCCCTTACCTGGAGCTCAACCTGGAAACCGGGGTGCTCTACGTGAACGAGAAGATCGACCGGGAGCAGATCTGCAAGCAGaacccctcctgcctgctgcgcCTGGAGGTCTTCCTGGAGAACCCCCTGGAGCTGTTCCGGGTGGAGATCGAGGTGCTGGACATCAACGACAACCCGCCCTCCTTCCCGGAGCCCGACCTCACCGTGGAGATCTCGGAGAGCGCCACGCCGGGCACCCGCTTCCCCCTGGAGAGCGCCTTCGACCCCGACGTGGGCACCAACTCGCTCCGCACCTACGAGATCACCCCCAACAGCTACTTCTCCCTCGACGTGCAGACGCAGGGCGACGGCAACCGCTTCGCCGAGCTGGTGCTGGATAAGCCGCTGGACCGGGAGCAGCAAGCGGTGCACCGCTACGTGCTGACCGCGGTGGACGgcgggcagccccagcagcgcACCGGCACCGCCCTGCTCACCATTAGGGTGCTGGACTCCAACGACAACGTCCCCGCCTTCGAGCAGCCCGTCTACACCGTGTCGCTGCCGGAGAACTCGCCGCCGGGCACCCTGGTGCTGCAGCTCAACGCCACCGACCCCGACGAGGGCCAGAACGGCGAGGTGATCTACTCCTTCAGCAGCCACATCTCGGCCCGCGCCCGGGAGCTCTTCGGCATCGCGCCGCGCACCGGGCGGCTGGAGGTGAGCGGCGAGCTGGACTACGAGGAGAGCAGCGTGTACCAGGTGTACGTGCAAGCCAAGGACCTGGGGCCCAACGCCGTGCCGGCGCACTGCAAGGTGCTGGTGCGGGTGCTGGACGCCAACGACAACGCGCCCGAGATCAGCTTCTCCACCGTCAAGGAGGCGGTGAgcgaggcggcggcgccgggcacCGTGGTGGCCCTCTTCAGCGTCTCGGACCGCGACTCGGAGGAGAACGGGCAGGTGCAGTGCGAGCTGCTGCAGGGCGACGCGCCCTTCCGCCTCAAGAGCTCCTTCAAGAACTACTACACCATCGTCACCGAGGGGCCGCTGGACCGCGAGCAGCCGGGCGGCGACGCCTACACCCTCACCGTGGTGGCCCGGGACCGCGGCGAGCCGCCGCTCAGCACCAGCAAGTCCATCCAGGTGCGGGTGAGCGACGTGAACGACAACGCGCCGCGCTTCAGCCAGCCCGTCTACCAGGTCTACGTGAGCGAGAACAACGTGCCCGGCGCCTACATCTACGCCGTCAGCGCCACCGACCGGGACCAGGGCGCCAACGCCCAGCTCGCCTACTCCATCCTGGAGAGCCAGATCCAGGGCATGTCCGTCTTCACCTACGTCTCCATCAACTCCGAGAACGGCTTCCTCTACGCCCTCCGCTCCTTCGACTACGAGCAGCTCAAGGAGTTCAGCTTCCAGGTGGAGGCCCGCGACGCCGGCGAGGAGCCGCAGCCGCTGGCCGGCAACGCCACCGTCCACATCGTCGTGGTGGACCAGAACGACAACGCCCCGGCCATCGTCAGCCCCCTGCCCGGCCGCAACGGCACCCCGGCGCGGGAGGCGCTGCCCCGCGGCGCCGAGCCGGGCTACCTGGTGAGCCGGGTGGCGGCGGTGGACGCCGACGACGGGGAGAACGCCCGCCTCACCTACAGCATCGTGCGGGGCAACGAGGCCAGCCTCTTCCGCATGGACTGGCGCACCGGCGAGCTGCGGACGGCCCGCAGGGTGCCGGCCAAGCGCGACCCGCAGCGCCCCTACGAGCTGGTCATCGAGGTGCGCGACCACGGGCAGCCGCCGCTCTCCTCCACCGCCGCCATCCAGGTGGTGCTGGTGGACGGCGCGGCCgagcggcccggcggcggcggcggcggcctgggcgcgggggcgggcacggggggcggcggcggcggcggcggctccggcgaGCATCGCCCCAGCCGCTCCGGGGGGGACACCTCGCTCGACCTCACCCTCATCCTCATCATCGCCCTGGGCTCCGTCTCCTTCATCTTCCTGCTGGCCATGATCGTCCTGGCCGTGCGCTGCCAGAAGGAGAAGAAGCTCAACATCTACACCTGCCTGGCCAGCGACTGctgcctgagctgctgctgctgctgcccctgctgcagccGCCAGGCGCGGGCCCGCAAGAAGAAGCTCAGCAAGTCGGACATCATGCTGGTGCAGAGCTCCAACGTGCCCAGCAACCCGGCGCAGGTGCCGGTGGAGGAGTCGGGCAGCTTCGGCTCCCACCACCACAACCAGAACTACTGCTACCAGGTCTGCCTCACCCCCGAGTCCGCCAAGACCGACCTGATGTTCCTcaagccctgcagcccctcccgCAGCACCGACGCCGAGCACAACCCCTGCGGGGCCATCGTCACCGGCTACGCCGACCAGCAGCCCGACATCATCTCCAACGGCAGCATTTTGTCCAGCGAG acTAAACATCAGCGTGCTGAGCTCAGTTATCTAGTTGACAGACCCCGACGAGTAAACAG TTCTGCATTCCAGGAAGCAGACATAGTAAGCTCTAAGGACAGTGGTCATGGAGACAGTGAGCAAGGAGACAGTGATCATGATGCCACTAATCGAGGTCAATCCTCTG GCATGGATCTCTTCTCCAATTGCACGGAGGAATGTAAAGCACTGGGCCACTCAGATCGGTGCTGGATGCCTTCCTTTGTTCCATCTGATGGACGCCAAGCTGCAGATTACCGCAGCAATCTGCATGTACCTGGCATGGACTCCGTTCCAGACACTGAAGTGTTTGAAACACCAGAAGCCCAGCCGGGCGCAGAAAGGTCCTTCTCCACCTTCGGCAAAGAGAAGGCCCTTCACAACACTCTGGAGAGGAAGGAGTTGGATGGACTGCTGTCTAATACACGAGCGCCTTACAAACCACCATATTTGAGTAAGTACTATTCAAAAAGCTGTATGGAAGTGTTCCCTTTGCGGGAATAA